The Rhodoferax sediminis genome has a segment encoding these proteins:
- the rpsI gene encoding 30S ribosomal protein S9: protein MIGEWNNGTGRRKSSVARVFLKKGSGQIVVNGKDIQAFFGRQTSIMIVKQPLFLTNHVETFDIMVNVQGGGESGQAGATRHGITRALIDYDATLKPMLSQAGFVTRDAREVERKKVGLHSARRRKQFSKR, encoded by the coding sequence ATGATTGGTGAATGGAACAATGGCACCGGCCGTCGCAAATCGAGCGTCGCCCGTGTGTTTCTGAAAAAAGGCAGCGGCCAGATCGTGGTCAACGGCAAGGACATTCAAGCGTTCTTCGGCCGCCAGACCTCGATCATGATCGTCAAGCAGCCGCTGTTTTTGACGAATCATGTCGAAACCTTCGACATCATGGTCAATGTGCAGGGCGGCGGGGAGTCCGGCCAGGCCGGCGCCACGCGCCACGGCATTACCCGCGCCCTGATCGATTACGACGCCACGCTCAAGCCCATGCTGAGCCAGGCCGGCTTCGTGACGCGTGACGCGCGCGAAGTGGAGCGTAAGAAGGTCGGCTTGCACTCTGCCCGCCGTCGCAAGCAGTTCTCTAAACGGTAA
- a CDS encoding O-acetylhomoserine aminocarboxypropyltransferase/cysteine synthase family protein: protein MKIETLAVHAGYSPDPTTKSVAVPIYQTVAYAFDDTQHGADLFDLKVAGNIYTRIMNPTTAVLEARVAALEGGVGALAVASGMTAVSYSIQTITASGDNIVSASTLYGGSYNLFAHTFPQMGIEVRFADYRDPASFARLIDARTKAIFCESIGNPLGNVTDLAALARVAHDHGVPLIVDNTVPSPYLCRPFEHGADIVVHALTKYLGGHGTSLGGAIVDSGKFPWAEHKERFKRLNEPDVSYHGVVYTEAFGPAAYIGRARVVPLRNLGGALSPMNAFQILQGIETLPLRMDRICENSLRIAQHLQAHPKVATVNYAGLPEHPDHALVKKLMGGRASGIISFGLKAPDGRAAGARFQDALKLFLRLVNIGDTKSLACHPASTTHRQLDPQELAKAGVSENMVRLSVGIEHIDDLLEDLDQALAAV from the coding sequence ATGAAGATTGAAACCCTCGCCGTGCATGCGGGCTACAGCCCCGATCCCACCACCAAGTCGGTGGCGGTGCCGATCTACCAGACCGTGGCCTACGCGTTCGACGACACGCAGCACGGCGCCGACCTGTTCGACCTCAAGGTGGCGGGCAATATCTACACCCGCATCATGAATCCGACCACGGCGGTGCTCGAAGCGCGCGTGGCGGCGCTGGAGGGCGGCGTGGGCGCGCTCGCGGTGGCCTCCGGCATGACGGCCGTCTCCTATTCGATCCAGACCATTACCGCGTCCGGCGACAACATCGTGTCGGCTTCTACTTTGTATGGCGGCTCCTACAACCTGTTCGCCCACACCTTTCCGCAAATGGGCATCGAGGTGCGTTTTGCCGACTACCGTGACCCGGCCTCGTTTGCCAGGCTGATCGACGCCCGCACCAAGGCGATCTTTTGCGAGTCCATCGGCAACCCGCTGGGCAACGTGACCGACCTGGCCGCGCTGGCCAGGGTCGCGCACGACCACGGCGTGCCGCTGATCGTGGACAACACCGTGCCCAGCCCGTACCTGTGCCGTCCGTTCGAGCATGGGGCCGACATCGTGGTGCATGCGCTGACCAAGTACCTGGGCGGCCATGGCACCAGCCTGGGCGGCGCGATCGTCGATTCGGGCAAGTTCCCGTGGGCCGAGCACAAGGAGCGCTTCAAGCGCCTGAACGAGCCCGACGTGAGCTACCACGGCGTGGTCTACACCGAGGCCTTCGGCCCGGCCGCCTACATCGGCCGCGCGCGCGTGGTGCCGCTGCGCAACCTGGGCGGCGCGCTGAGCCCGATGAACGCGTTCCAGATCCTGCAGGGCATCGAGACGCTGCCGCTGCGCATGGACCGCATCTGCGAGAACAGCCTGCGCATTGCGCAGCATCTGCAGGCGCATCCCAAGGTGGCCACGGTGAACTACGCCGGCCTGCCCGAGCACCCCGACCATGCGCTGGTCAAGAAGCTCATGGGTGGGCGCGCCTCGGGCATCATCAGCTTTGGCCTGAAGGCGCCCGACGGCCGCGCGGCCGGCGCCCGTTTTCAGGACGCGCTCAAGCTATTCCTGCGGCTGGTGAATATCGGCGACACCAAATCGCTGGCCTGCCATCCGGCCTCGACCACGCACCGCCAGCTCGACCCGCAGGAGCTGGCCAAGGCCGGCGTCTCGGAAAACATGGTGCGCCTGTCGGTCGGCATCGAGCATATCGATGACCTGCTGGAAGACCTGGACCAGGCGCTGGCCGCGGTCTGA
- a CDS encoding TlyA family RNA methyltransferase, with translation MRADQLLQGRGLATSRSQAQRLIAAGVRWQPAMTHAAAWKTIAKNSDDVPADARIELLDAAEARYVSRGGLKLEGALRQSGLSVAGKRCLDVGQSTGGFTDCLLQHGAAGVVGVDVGHGQLHPALRGDARVFCIEGVNARALDATDLIADSEDVAGAAASFDANFEVIVGDLSFISLTLVLPALVPLLAPQGALLMLVKPQFELQPGQVGKGGIVKDATLYTLVEQRIRDSLASLQMQVLGWYDSAITGGDGNREFFVYATKP, from the coding sequence ATGCGCGCCGACCAGTTGCTGCAGGGACGCGGCCTTGCCACGTCGCGTTCGCAGGCCCAGCGCCTGATCGCGGCGGGCGTGCGCTGGCAGCCCGCCATGACGCACGCCGCGGCCTGGAAAACCATCGCCAAGAACAGCGACGACGTGCCCGCGGACGCGCGCATTGAACTGCTCGACGCCGCCGAGGCGCGCTACGTCTCGCGCGGCGGCCTCAAGCTGGAGGGCGCGCTGCGCCAGAGCGGTTTGAGCGTGGCCGGCAAGCGCTGCCTGGACGTGGGCCAGTCGACCGGGGGCTTTACCGATTGCCTGCTGCAGCACGGCGCGGCCGGCGTGGTCGGCGTGGATGTGGGCCATGGCCAGTTGCACCCGGCCCTGCGCGGCGACGCGCGCGTGTTCTGCATCGAGGGCGTCAACGCCCGCGCCCTGGATGCTACTGATTTAATAGCTGATAGCGAAGACGTGGCGGGGGCTGCGGCCTCATTTGATGCAAATTTTGAGGTGATCGTGGGCGACCTGTCGTTCATCTCGCTCACGCTGGTGTTGCCCGCGCTGGTGCCCCTGCTGGCGCCGCAGGGCGCGCTGCTGATGCTGGTCAAGCCGCAGTTCGAGCTGCAACCGGGGCAGGTCGGCAAGGGCGGCATCGTCAAGGACGCCACGCTCTACACCCTGGTCGAGCAGCGCATTCGCGACAGCCTGGCGTCCCTGCAGATGCAGGTGCTGGGCTGGTATGACAGCGCCATCACCGGCGGCGACGGCAACCGCGAGTTTTTTGTTTACGCCACCAAACCATGA
- the paaB gene encoding 1,2-phenylacetyl-CoA epoxidase subunit PaaB, whose amino-acid sequence MSTPVPSTPPVTPALKEWPLWEVFVRSKQGLEHKHCGSLHAADAGQALQMARDVYTRRQEGVSIWVVPSATITASAPDDKAEFFDPAADKIYRHPTFYEIPDEVGHM is encoded by the coding sequence ATGAGTACGCCCGTCCCCTCCACGCCCCCTGTCACACCGGCCCTCAAGGAGTGGCCGCTGTGGGAGGTTTTTGTGCGCAGCAAGCAGGGCCTGGAGCACAAGCACTGCGGCAGCCTGCACGCCGCCGACGCCGGGCAGGCGCTGCAGATGGCGCGCGACGTGTACACGCGGCGCCAGGAAGGCGTGAGCATCTGGGTGGTGCCCTCGGCCACCATCACCGCCAGCGCGCCGGATGACAAGGCCGAGTTCTTCGACCCTGCGGCCGACAAGATCTACCGCCACCCCACCTTCTACGAAATTCCCGACGAAGTGGGGCACATGTGA
- the rplM gene encoding 50S ribosomal protein L13 — MTKTFSAKPADVVHEWFVIDATDKVLGRVASEVALRLRGKHKAIYTPHVDTGDFIVIINAAQLRVTGAKPIDKVYYSHSGYPGGISAINFRDMQAKHPGRALEKAVKGMLPKGPLGYAMIKKLKVYGGAEHPHTAQQPKVLEI; from the coding sequence ATGACCAAGACCTTCAGCGCCAAACCCGCTGACGTGGTGCACGAGTGGTTTGTGATTGACGCGACCGACAAGGTCCTCGGACGAGTAGCCAGCGAAGTTGCTCTCCGTTTGCGCGGCAAACACAAGGCCATTTACACGCCTCACGTCGATACCGGTGACTTCATCGTCATCATCAACGCAGCCCAGCTGCGCGTCACCGGCGCCAAGCCGATCGACAAAGTGTATTACAGCCACTCCGGCTATCCTGGTGGCATTTCCGCCATCAACTTCCGTGACATGCAAGCCAAGCATCCGGGGCGCGCTTTGGAAAAAGCCGTCAAGGGCATGCTGCCGAAAGGCCCGCTCGGCTACGCCATGATCAAGAAACTCAAGGTGTACGGTGGTGCAGAGCACCCGCATACCGCCCAACAGCCTAAAGTGCTGGAAATTTAA
- the paaA gene encoding 1,2-phenylacetyl-CoA epoxidase subunit PaaA, producing MYTQSLDVPDGDHSGKPALKAVARPLNEAELARQTQLQTRFDERIDADQKIEPQDWMPEAYRKTLVRQISQHAHSEIIGMQPEGNWISRAPSLKRKAILLAKVQDEGGHGLYLYSAAETLGTSREQMLDSLHTGRAKYSSIFNYPTLTWADVGVIGWLVDGAAIMNQIPLCRCSYGPYARAMIRVCKEESFHQRQGYESLLAQMKGTPAQRDMVQDAVNRWWWPVLAMFGPPDADSPNSAQGMRWGIKRVSNDELRQKFVDATVPQARVLGVMLPDPDLKWNEERQQHDYGAIDWDEFWATVNGNGPCNKERLGTRVKAHMEGQWVRDAALAHAAKQKARQLKEVA from the coding sequence ATGTACACCCAGTCGCTCGATGTCCCCGATGGGGATCATTCCGGAAAACCCGCGCTCAAGGCGGTGGCGCGCCCCTTGAATGAAGCGGAGCTTGCGCGGCAAACGCAGTTGCAGACGCGCTTCGACGAAAGAATCGACGCCGACCAGAAAATCGAACCGCAGGACTGGATGCCCGAGGCGTACCGCAAGACGCTGGTGCGCCAGATCAGCCAGCACGCGCACTCCGAGATCATCGGCATGCAGCCCGAGGGCAACTGGATTTCGCGCGCGCCCTCGCTCAAGCGCAAGGCCATCCTGCTGGCCAAGGTGCAGGACGAAGGCGGCCACGGCCTGTATCTGTACAGCGCGGCCGAGACGCTGGGCACCTCGCGCGAGCAGATGCTGGACAGCCTGCACACGGGGCGCGCCAAATACAGCTCGATCTTCAACTACCCGACCCTGACCTGGGCCGATGTGGGCGTGATCGGCTGGCTGGTCGACGGCGCGGCCATCATGAACCAGATTCCGCTGTGCCGCTGCAGCTACGGACCGTATGCGCGCGCCATGATCCGCGTCTGCAAGGAAGAATCGTTCCACCAGCGCCAGGGCTACGAGAGCCTGCTGGCGCAGATGAAGGGCACGCCGGCCCAGCGCGACATGGTGCAGGACGCGGTGAACCGCTGGTGGTGGCCGGTGCTGGCGATGTTCGGCCCGCCCGACGCCGACAGCCCGAACAGTGCGCAGGGCATGCGCTGGGGCATCAAGCGCGTCTCCAACGACGAGCTGCGGCAAAAATTTGTCGATGCCACCGTGCCGCAGGCCCGGGTGCTGGGCGTGATGCTGCCCGACCCGGATCTGAAATGGAACGAGGAACGCCAGCAGCACGACTACGGCGCGATCGACTGGGACGAGTTCTGGGCCACCGTCAACGGCAACGGCCCATGCAACAAGGAACGCCTGGGCACGCGCGTGAAGGCGCACATGGAGGGCCAATGGGTACGCGACGCCGCGCTGGCCCATGCGGCCAAACAAAAAGCCCGCCAACTGAAGGAAGTCGCATGA
- a CDS encoding 23S rRNA (adenine(2030)-N(6))-methyltransferase RlmJ, whose translation MFSYRHAFHAGNHADVLKHMTLIATLEHLTQKDAGLTVIDTHAGAGLYRLDSDYADKSSEARDGVIKLFAQIRQAGVNSASKVPPALTVSSHNARKSIVKQAAGSAAASAPDGIAPALEAYLDLVASFNPSGQLKIYPGSPFVIQRLLRVEARDKLKLFELHPTDSKTLAANIAQLEAGRQVAVARLDGFEGLKAFLPPPNRRALVLIDPSYELKTDYARVSACILDSLKRFSTGTYAVWYPVIPRPEAHDLPRRLKTLATQAKKPWLHATLAIGADLAQGLDDRPGLRASGMFLINPPHTLKAALAAALPQVLQVLGRGQGKGYTLEAGG comes from the coding sequence ATGTTCAGTTACCGCCACGCCTTTCATGCCGGCAATCACGCCGACGTCCTCAAGCACATGACCTTGATCGCAACACTGGAGCACCTGACACAAAAGGACGCGGGGCTGACGGTCATCGACACGCACGCCGGCGCCGGGCTGTACCGGCTCGACAGCGACTACGCCGACAAAAGCAGCGAGGCGCGGGACGGCGTGATCAAGCTGTTTGCGCAGATCCGGCAGGCCGGTGTGAATTCGGCATCAAAAGTGCCTCCAGCCCTTACTGTATCTTCGCATAATGCTAGAAAATCAATAGTAAAACAGGCCGCTGGCAGCGCGGCCGCCAGCGCCCCGGACGGCATAGCCCCGGCGCTGGAAGCCTACCTGGACCTGGTCGCGAGCTTCAACCCGAGCGGCCAGCTCAAGATCTACCCCGGCTCGCCGTTTGTGATCCAGCGCCTGCTGCGCGTTGAGGCGCGCGACAAGCTCAAGCTGTTCGAGTTGCACCCGACGGACAGCAAGACCCTGGCGGCGAATATCGCGCAGCTGGAGGCCGGGCGCCAGGTGGCGGTGGCGCGGCTCGACGGTTTCGAAGGCCTGAAAGCATTTTTGCCGCCGCCGAACCGCCGCGCGCTGGTGCTGATCGACCCGAGTTACGAGCTGAAGACCGATTACGCCAGAGTGAGCGCCTGCATACTGGACAGCCTGAAGCGCTTCTCCACCGGCACCTACGCTGTCTGGTACCCGGTGATTCCGCGCCCCGAGGCGCACGATCTGCCGCGCCGTCTGAAGACCCTCGCGACCCAGGCCAAAAAGCCCTGGCTGCACGCCACGCTGGCCATTGGCGCCGACCTGGCACAGGGACTGGACGACCGCCCCGGCTTGCGCGCCAGCGGCATGTTCCTGATCAACCCGCCGCACACCCTGAAAGCCGCGCTGGCCGCCGCGCTGCCGCAGGTGCTGCAGGTGCTGGGGCGCGGCCAGGGCAAGGGCTACACGCTGGAGGCCGGCGGGTAG
- the paaC gene encoding 1,2-phenylacetyl-CoA epoxidase subunit PaaC — protein MNAHTDYLLHLADNALVLGQRNAEWCGHGPILEEDIALANMSLDLIGQARLLYQHAAALMSDGATEAVTEDALAYFRDAAEFRNYTLLELPHHGALAPGAAAERDYATTIARNFLYSALMVLLWEALQSSHDAQLAAIAAKSLKEAHYHLRHSRDWLVRLGDGTAESHARAQAALNHLMPYAQEFWTPSAMETAASADATGVATATLQAAWNTLVDDALLEATLARPPAGGYIPQGKKGLHSEHLSYLLGEMQGLARQHPEATW, from the coding sequence ATGAACGCGCATACCGACTACCTGCTGCACCTGGCCGACAACGCGCTGGTGCTGGGCCAGCGCAACGCCGAGTGGTGCGGCCACGGCCCGATTCTGGAAGAAGACATTGCGCTGGCCAACATGAGCCTGGACCTGATCGGCCAGGCCCGCCTGCTGTACCAGCACGCCGCCGCCCTCATGAGCGACGGCGCCACCGAGGCCGTGACGGAAGACGCGCTGGCCTACTTTCGCGACGCCGCGGAGTTCCGCAACTACACCCTGCTGGAGTTGCCGCACCACGGTGCGCTGGCGCCCGGCGCCGCCGCCGAGCGCGACTACGCCACCACCATCGCCCGCAACTTCCTCTACAGCGCGCTGATGGTGCTGCTGTGGGAGGCGCTGCAAAGCTCCCACGACGCGCAGCTCGCCGCCATTGCCGCCAAGTCGCTGAAAGAGGCTCACTACCACCTGCGCCATTCGCGCGACTGGCTGGTGCGCCTGGGCGACGGCACGGCCGAATCGCATGCCCGGGCACAAGCCGCCTTGAACCATTTAATGCCCTACGCCCAGGAGTTCTGGACGCCGAGTGCTATGGAAACCGCAGCAAGCGCGGACGCCACCGGCGTTGCCACCGCGACGCTGCAAGCCGCCTGGAACACGCTGGTGGATGACGCCCTGCTCGAAGCCACGCTGGCGCGGCCGCCGGCCGGCGGCTACATTCCGCAGGGCAAGAAGGGGCTGCACTCCGAGCACCTGAGCTACCTGCTGGGCGAGATGCAGGGGCTGGCGCGGCAACACCCCGAGGCCACGTGGTGA
- the erpA gene encoding iron-sulfur cluster insertion protein ErpA, translating to MSAVAENIQTQMPDPIIFTDSAAAKVADLIAEEGNPELKLRVFVQGGGCSGFQYGFTFDEVTNEDDTTMTKNGVSLLIDAMSYQYLVGAEIDYKEDLQGAQFVIKNPGATSTCGCGSSFSA from the coding sequence ATGAGCGCCGTCGCAGAAAATATCCAGACCCAGATGCCCGACCCCATCATCTTCACCGACAGTGCGGCCGCGAAAGTGGCCGACCTGATCGCCGAAGAAGGCAACCCCGAACTCAAGCTGCGCGTGTTCGTGCAGGGCGGCGGCTGCTCGGGCTTCCAGTATGGCTTCACCTTTGATGAAGTCACCAACGAGGACGACACCACCATGACCAAGAATGGGGTCTCGCTGCTGATCGACGCCATGAGCTACCAGTACCTGGTCGGCGCCGAGATCGACTACAAGGAAGACCTGCAGGGCGCCCAGTTCGTCATCAAGAACCCGGGTGCTACCTCCACCTGCGGTTGCGGATCGAGCTTCTCGGCTTGA
- the paaE gene encoding 1,2-phenylacetyl-CoA epoxidase subunit PaaE, with the protein MAIPHFHELTVSRISPEAAGAVAVTLAIPPALRETFAFEPGQFLTLRADIDGESVRRSYSICCPRSRLNVAHEVEVGIRPMDGGVFSNWAATRLKAGDTIEVMPPDGRFGVRRPRALHRVGFAAGSGITPILSIMASTLEEQPESKFTLVYGNRRMASVMFNETLQDLKDRYPSRLTLIHVLSRQAQEVELLQGRIDGDKVRAVIAALLPVGSMDEVFICGPEAMIEDTEAALLAAGVPQRQIHTERFTSPTLEALAPAERRAAVAAGQQKAGGGTVALTVMLDGKPNELRMGRDDHVLDAALAAGLDLPYSCKAGVCCTCRAKVIEGEVRMDKNFTLEPWEMDKGFVLTCQARPLTDRLVVSYDER; encoded by the coding sequence ATGGCCATCCCCCATTTTCATGAGCTCACCGTCTCGCGCATCAGCCCCGAAGCAGCCGGCGCCGTGGCCGTCACGCTGGCCATTCCGCCCGCGCTGCGCGAGACCTTTGCGTTCGAGCCCGGCCAGTTCCTGACGCTGCGCGCCGACATCGACGGCGAGTCGGTACGCCGCAGCTACTCCATCTGCTGTCCGCGCAGCCGGCTAAACGTTGCGCACGAGGTGGAGGTCGGCATTCGCCCGATGGACGGCGGCGTGTTCTCGAACTGGGCCGCGACCCGGCTCAAGGCCGGCGACACGATTGAAGTGATGCCGCCCGACGGGCGCTTTGGCGTGCGCCGGCCGCGCGCCCTGCACCGCGTGGGGTTTGCGGCGGGCTCCGGCATCACGCCCATCCTGTCCATCATGGCCTCCACACTGGAGGAGCAGCCCGAATCCAAATTCACGCTGGTCTACGGCAACCGCCGCATGGCCAGCGTGATGTTCAACGAAACGCTGCAGGACCTGAAAGACCGCTACCCCTCGCGCCTCACGCTGATCCATGTGCTGTCGCGCCAGGCGCAGGAGGTGGAGTTGCTGCAGGGCCGCATTGACGGCGACAAGGTGCGCGCCGTCATCGCCGCGCTGCTGCCCGTGGGCAGCATGGACGAGGTGTTCATCTGCGGCCCCGAGGCCATGATCGAGGACACCGAGGCTGCGCTGCTGGCGGCCGGCGTGCCGCAGCGGCAGATTCACACCGAACGCTTTACCTCGCCCACCCTGGAAGCGCTGGCCCCGGCCGAGCGCCGGGCCGCCGTGGCTGCCGGCCAGCAAAAGGCCGGGGGCGGAACCGTCGCACTGACCGTGATGCTCGACGGCAAACCGAACGAACTGCGCATGGGGCGGGACGACCATGTGCTCGATGCGGCGCTGGCCGCGGGGCTGGATCTGCCCTACTCGTGCAAGGCGGGCGTCTGCTGCACCTGCCGCGCCAAGGTGATCGAGGGCGAGGTCCGGATGGACAAGAACTTCACGCTCGAGCCCTGGGAGATGGACAAGGGCTTTGTGCTGACCTGCCAGGCGCGGCCGTTGACGGACCGGCTGGTGGTGAGCTACGACGAGCGTTGA
- a CDS encoding DUF2235 domain-containing protein: MSASCSAGHTDVGGGHPEHALSDVPLLWFIDRLQHPDVGLPFQRNPRTLVAPTPALVPTALMAAALGRWRSR, encoded by the coding sequence ATGTCTGCAAGCTGTTCGGCTGGCCACACCGATGTCGGCGGTGGCCACCCCGAGCACGCGTTGTCTGACGTGCCGCTGCTCTGGTTCATCGACCGGCTGCAGCACCCGGATGTCGGCTTGCCGTTCCAGCGCAATCCCCGCACGCTGGTCGCCCCGACCCCTGCGCTTGTGCCCACCGCGTTGATGGCCGCAGCGCTTGGGCGATGGCGCTCGCGATGA
- a CDS encoding DMT family transporter has protein sequence MSSRSRQRLAVALIFITPAFWSVNYLIARRAPGVIEPHVLALQRWLTAGLLFCFFARTELWAQRRLVLADWRHSVVLGALGMWICGAWVYLGGHTTSATNIALIYALSPVMIVVISRLWLKEPFSAVQACGVALALAGVLHVVLKGEWAQLAKVQWSVGDAWILAATVAWTFYSLLLKRWPSPLGDGARLGVVSLAGVAVLLPFAAWEAAFSPVPAFSRAGFELALAAAVLPGFAAYLAYSVMLRELGAARVSVVLYLGPLYAAILAWLVLGEPVHGYHAVGMALVLPGIYLVNRRSD, from the coding sequence ATGTCTTCACGTTCCCGCCAGCGCCTCGCCGTTGCACTGATTTTCATCACCCCTGCCTTCTGGTCCGTCAACTACCTGATCGCGCGCCGCGCGCCCGGCGTGATCGAGCCGCACGTGCTGGCGCTGCAGCGCTGGCTCACGGCGGGGCTGCTTTTCTGCTTTTTCGCACGCACCGAGTTGTGGGCGCAGCGCCGGCTCGTCCTCGCCGACTGGCGCCACAGCGTCGTGCTCGGCGCACTGGGCATGTGGATCTGCGGCGCCTGGGTCTACCTGGGCGGGCACACTACCAGCGCCACCAACATCGCGCTGATCTACGCGCTGTCGCCGGTGATGATCGTCGTGATCTCCCGGCTCTGGCTGAAGGAGCCGTTCAGCGCCGTGCAGGCGTGCGGCGTGGCGCTGGCGCTGGCGGGCGTGCTGCACGTGGTGCTCAAGGGCGAATGGGCACAGCTGGCCAAGGTGCAGTGGTCGGTGGGCGACGCCTGGATCCTGGCCGCCACCGTGGCGTGGACGTTTTACTCGCTGCTGCTCAAGCGCTGGCCCAGCCCGCTCGGGGACGGCGCCCGGCTCGGCGTCGTCAGCCTGGCCGGCGTGGCGGTGCTGCTGCCGTTTGCCGCCTGGGAGGCCGCCTTCAGCCCCGTTCCCGCATTCTCAAGGGCCGGATTCGAGCTGGCGCTGGCGGCCGCCGTGCTGCCGGGCTTCGCCGCGTATCTCGCCTATTCGGTCATGCTGCGCGAGCTGGGCGCCGCGCGCGTCAGCGTGGTGCTCTACCTCGGGCCGCTGTATGCGGCCATCCTGGCCTGGCTGGTGCTGGGCGAGCCGGTGCACGGCTACCACGCCGTGGGCATGGCGCTGGTGCTGCCCGGCATCTATCTGGTCAACCGCCGGTCCGACTGA
- the metF gene encoding methylenetetrahydrofolate reductase [NAD(P)H] — translation MNPPSTLPVSFEFFPPKTPEGVEKLRVVRQALYAQKPEFCSVTYGAGGSTQEGTFATVRDILAEGVAAASHFSCIGATRASVREQLGQLRAMKVKRLVALRGDLPSGYGAGSEFHHASDLVAFIRAETGHHFHIEVAAYPEMHPQAKSPQADLQAFATKVKAGADSAITQYFYSASAYLRFMDETRKLGVDVPVVPGIMPITSSTQLMRFSDACGAEIPRWIRLRLQGFGDDTASIRAFGLDVVTDLCMLLRGAGVPGLHFYTMNQSVATLEICRRLGL, via the coding sequence ATGAACCCTCCTTCCACCCTCCCGGTCAGTTTTGAATTCTTTCCGCCGAAAACGCCCGAGGGCGTTGAGAAGCTGCGTGTGGTGCGCCAGGCCCTGTATGCGCAAAAGCCCGAGTTTTGCTCGGTGACTTACGGTGCGGGCGGCTCCACGCAGGAAGGCACTTTTGCCACGGTGCGCGACATCCTGGCCGAAGGCGTAGCCGCTGCCTCGCATTTTTCCTGTATCGGCGCGACCCGCGCCTCGGTGCGCGAGCAACTGGGTCAGCTCCGGGCCATGAAGGTGAAGCGGCTGGTGGCTTTGCGCGGCGACCTGCCCAGCGGCTACGGCGCCGGCAGCGAGTTCCACCATGCCAGCGACCTGGTCGCCTTTATCCGCGCGGAAACGGGCCACCACTTTCACATCGAGGTCGCCGCCTACCCCGAGATGCACCCGCAGGCCAAGTCGCCGCAGGCGGACCTGCAGGCCTTCGCCACCAAGGTCAAGGCGGGCGCCGACTCGGCCATCACGCAGTACTTCTACAGCGCCTCGGCCTACCTGCGTTTCATGGACGAGACGCGCAAGCTCGGCGTCGATGTGCCGGTGGTCCCCGGCATCATGCCGATCACCAGCTCCACGCAGCTGATGCGCTTTTCCGATGCCTGCGGCGCCGAAATCCCGCGCTGGATTCGCCTGCGCCTGCAAGGCTTTGGCGACGACACGGCGAGCATCCGCGCCTTTGGCCTGGACGTGGTGACCGACCTGTGCATGCTGCTGCGCGGTGCCGGCGTGCCGGGGCTGCACTTCTACACGATGAACCAGTCGGTCGCCACGCTGGAAATCTGCCGCCGGCTGGGGTTATGA
- the paaD gene encoding 1,2-phenylacetyl-CoA epoxidase subunit PaaD codes for MVNTLAQPPLAPELQQVWALLEAVTDPEIPVVSIRELGILRDIRSRDGELEVVITPTYSGCPAMGQIEDDVRAALQAHGLAARVVTQLAPAWTTDWMTESARTRLREYGIAPPHTLAASNVIRFATKSVAQHALPAVACPRCGSENTTETSHFGSTACKALYRCLDCMEPFDLFKPH; via the coding sequence GTGGTGAACACCCTCGCGCAACCGCCGCTGGCGCCCGAGTTGCAGCAGGTGTGGGCGCTGCTCGAGGCGGTCACCGACCCCGAGATCCCGGTGGTCTCGATCCGCGAGCTGGGCATCCTGCGCGACATCCGCAGCCGGGACGGCGAACTCGAGGTCGTCATCACCCCGACCTACAGCGGCTGCCCGGCCATGGGCCAGATCGAGGACGATGTGCGCGCAGCGCTGCAGGCGCACGGCCTGGCGGCGCGGGTGGTGACGCAACTCGCGCCGGCCTGGACCACCGACTGGATGACCGAGAGCGCCCGGACCCGGCTGCGCGAGTACGGCATCGCGCCGCCGCACACCCTGGCGGCCAGCAACGTGATTCGATTCGCTACGAAATCAGTAGCGCAACATGCTCTACCAGCGGTGGCTTGCCCGCGCTGCGGCTCGGAAAACACGACCGAGACCTCGCACTTCGGCTCGACCGCCTGCAAGGCCCTGTACCGGTGCCTGGACTGCATGGAACCGTTCGACCTTTTCAAGCCCCACTAA